The Pseudomonas hefeiensis genomic sequence GTGAGTTACGTCAATCAGTGGTGGCGCGAACACGTGCGGGACGAATTCGGCCTGGAGAGCGCGCTGGAGCTGCAGTTCGAAACCCATTTCAAACGCTTTCTGATGCCCACCATTCGCGGCGCGGAAGAGGGCAGCAAGAAGCGCTATGCCGGGTTGGTCACCCGCGCCGACGGCAGCGACGAGATCGTCTACAAGGGCCTGGAAACCGTGCGCACCGACTGGTCGCCCCTGGCCCGGCAGTTCCAGCAGGAGCTGTACGGGCGGATTTTCCACCGCAAGCCTTATCAGGATTATGTGCGCGATTATGTTCACCAGACCCTGGCCGGAGCGTTCGATGACCGCCTGGTCTACCGCAAGCGCCTGCGCCGGCCTCTGGACGACTACGAACGTAACGTACCGCCCCACGTGCGGGCCGCGCGGCTGGCCGACGAGTTCAACCTGCGCCAGGGCCGCGCGCGGCAATATCAGAACGGCGGGTGGATCAGCTACGTGATTACCGTCGCCGGCCCCGAGCCGCTGGAAATCCGCAGCGCGCCGATCGATTACGATCATTACGTGACCAAACAGCTACAACCGGTGGCGGACGCGATCCTGCCGTTTGTCGATGACGATTTCTCGACCCTGGTGGGGGGGCAGATGGGCTTGTTTTAACGGCTGCGGCGTTGTTGCTGCAGGCCGGCTGCTCTTGTGGCGAGGGGATTTATCCCCGCTGGGCTGCGCAGCAGCCCTAAAGCAGTTAACTCAATCTTCCTGGCACACCGAGTTGCCTGGTTTGGGGGCCGCTGCGCAGCCCAGCGGGGATAAATCCCCTCGCCACAGGACCTGGTTCACTGCGCGACAGCGCAGCGTCGAAGACGCTGCGGCCACTCCCTCGCCACAAAAAGCTCTTTGCTCGTGAGAACTAGACCATCGCCAACCGCTGCTTGCCCTCTGGCTGCGGGAACATCAAGTCCAGCGCCGCCAGATCCTGGGGTGCGAGCTTCAGGTTGGCCGCTTCGGCGTTCAGGCGCACATGTTCAGTCTGAACGGCTTTGGGAATGGCAATGACATTGTCCTGGCGCAACAGCCAGGCCAGTGCGATCTGCGCGGGGGTTGCGCCGTGGCGTTCGGCGATCTGCCCCAAGGTGTGGTCCTTGAGCAGTTGCCCGCCCTGGCCGATCGGGCAGTAAGCCATGACTGGCATGCGTTGCTGTTGGCACCAGGGCAGCAGGTCGAATTCGATGCCGCGCTCCTGCAGGTTGTACAGCACCTGGTTGGTGGCGCAGGCCGGTGAAGCCAGTTCTTCGAGGTCCGCGACATCAAAGTTCGACACACCCCAGCGGCCGATCTTGCCTTCTTCGCGCAGCCGTTCGAACGCTTCGACGGTTTCTTCCAGTGGGTATTGCCCGCGCCAATGCAGCAGATAAAGGTCGATGTAGTGGGTGTCCAGGCGCCGCAAACTGCGTTCGCAGGCAAGCGCAATGCCTTTGCGGCTGGCATTGTGGGGGTAGACTTTGCTCACCAGGAAAACCTGGTCCCGCAGGCCGGTGATCGCTTCGCCAACGACTTCTTCCGCGCCGCCTTCGGCATACATCTCCGCCGTGTCGATCAGCGTCATGCCCAATTCGATGCCCAAGCGCAGGGCCGCTACTTCTTTCTTGTGACAGGACGGATCCTCGCCCATGCGCCAGGTGCCCTGGCCGATCACCGGTACGGCTTCGCCGGCCAATTCCAGAGTCCTCATGCCTACCTCCTGTTTACTCGAACGTTAGACGTGTGGCAGCAGGATAGACCAGGTGTTCAAACGTTGATCGTTCCCAACCGCGTGGGAACGATCTTTTCGTGGAGGGGTTTATTGCGCGGAGAACTTCAACACCATGGTCTGGGTGTAGGTCTGACCTGGGTCAAGCCGGGTCGACGGGAAGTTCGGCTGGTTTGGAGAGTCGGGGTAGTGTTGGGTTTCCAGGGTGAACGCGCCCCAGTGTGGATACACCTTGCCGTGCTTGCCCTTGACCGTGCCGTCGAGAAAGTTGCTGGTATAGAACTGCACGCCAGGCTCGGTGGTGTAGAGCTGCAAGCGCCGTCCGGACTGTGGGTCGTAGACCTCAGCGGCCAGTTTGCTCACGTCGCCCTTGGCGTCAAGCGCCCAGTTGAAATCGAAACCGCCCTGTTTGGGTTCGGCGAATTTGAGCTGCGGGTGATCAGCCTTGATATGGGTGCCGATGGCGGTGGGCTTGGTGAAGTCCATCGGTGTGCCGGCCACCGGAGCCAACTCACCGGTAGGGATGAGTTTGCCGGTAACCGGGGTGTAATGGGCGGCGTGCAGGGTCGCGACCTGTTTCAGTATGTCGCCGTTACCGGCACCGGCGAGGTTGAAATAGCTGTGGTTGGTCAGGTTCAGCACCGTGGGTTTGTCGGTGGTGGCCTGGTACTCGATGCGCAATTCATTCTTTTCGTTGAGGCTGTAGGTGACATCTGTCTTCAGTGCGCCAGGGAAACCCATCTCGCCATCCGCCGACAGGTAGGTCAGGGTCACGCCCACCGAGTCCTTGCCGTCATGGGGTTCGGCTTTCCACACGCGCTTGTCGAACCCTAGCGGTCCGCCATGCAGGGAGTTGCTCTTGTCGTTCTGCGGTACCTGGTAACGCTTGCCGTCCAGCTCGAACGCACCGCCAGCCAGGCGATTGCCGAAGCGGCCAATGGTTGCGCCGAAATACACGTTGCCGTTCTTCTGGTAACCCTGCACATCGTCGAAACCCAGCACCACATCGGCGGTCATGCCGTTCTTGTCCGGCACGATCAATGACTGGAGGATCCCGCCGTACGTGATGACAGTGGCCTCCATGCCGTGGCTGTTGCGCAGTACGAATTTTTCCACGGCGGTACCGTCGTTGGTCTTGCCGAACGCTGCGCGTTCGTTGCTCAGGCCAGCGGCCTGGGAAGCAGAGGTGGCGATCATCAGAGACACTCCGAGAGCCGTGAGCAGATGTCTGGATTCAAGCATGGTGTGACCTTCCTTCCTGTCTTGTTGTTGTTTGGAACGCGGGTCGAGTCCGGTGTTTAGTCGGATCGCGATGAAGGTTTATTCGATTAGTAGTCTTTCTATTTGAAAGGATAGAAGGGATATATAGCCATTAATCGCGATTAATCAATTAAAAAGTCATACTAATTGAGTGGGCGGATTTTTCTCGCCTGTGTGGTTTTCCCTCGTCCATCGCACTTTTACGTTTTTTGCCGCTCTATCCATGGCCAGGAAGCGGCGACCCCCACCGCCTCCCCAAGCCCAGACCGAGACTCGATGGCCGGTGTTTTTCATTCCGTGATGGTGTCGCGACGTCGCTGTTCAGCGCTGTTGGCCGGCGTGTTGATGTTGCTTGGCGGCGGGTGCAGTCAGCAGCAGGGGCAGGACATGGTCACTCAGTTCAGCAACACCAGGCCCCAGGAGCTGCTGCAGACCAGCGTTGACCGCATGGCCACGCTGGCGATGCACGACAACCTGCAAAGCCTCTATCTGTTGATGAACAAGCTTTATCTGCGCAATCCCGAAGAGTTGCGCAAGTCCGGATTTCTCGACGCCCGTGCCGCTGAAAAGCAGGTACGCCTGGCCATCGAGCAGCAACAACCATTACCGACCTTGGGCGGCAAGAAAGACCTGGCCGCCCTGAGCTATGCCATGAGCCCGGAGTTCCTGGGTGACCGGGTGGGGGCGTTCATCTACGCCATTGGCAGCATGCTGGTCACGGCCCATGGCAATCGTCTCGAGTTCTACATGACCGACGCCATCGATCCGCGGTTTGTCAGCAACGCGGCGCGCAATATCGAAAAAGCCACCTGGATACTCAGCCAACGACAGGACAAGGACGGTAAGCCGCTGCTGTTTTCCAACGAGATTTCGGAGGAGGGCAGTAATCTCAGCTTCGCCGTGGAGTTCGGGAAAATCGTTGCGCGCCTGGACCTGCTCACCCAAATGCTGGACGAGCGCTACCGGCGGATCGGTCTGAACTACGCCCAGAGTTTGCTCTTTCTTAACTTCCTGCCCGTTCAGTAACGTGAGGGT encodes the following:
- a CDS encoding aldo/keto reductase; the encoded protein is MRTLELAGEAVPVIGQGTWRMGEDPSCHKKEVAALRLGIELGMTLIDTAEMYAEGGAEEVVGEAITGLRDQVFLVSKVYPHNASRKGIALACERSLRRLDTHYIDLYLLHWRGQYPLEETVEAFERLREEGKIGRWGVSNFDVADLEELASPACATNQVLYNLQERGIEFDLLPWCQQQRMPVMAYCPIGQGGQLLKDHTLGQIAERHGATPAQIALAWLLRQDNVIAIPKAVQTEHVRLNAEAANLKLAPQDLAALDLMFPQPEGKQRLAMV
- a CDS encoding aldose epimerase family protein; translated protein: MLESRHLLTALGVSLMIATSASQAAGLSNERAAFGKTNDGTAVEKFVLRNSHGMEATVITYGGILQSLIVPDKNGMTADVVLGFDDVQGYQKNGNVYFGATIGRFGNRLAGGAFELDGKRYQVPQNDKSNSLHGGPLGFDKRVWKAEPHDGKDSVGVTLTYLSADGEMGFPGALKTDVTYSLNEKNELRIEYQATTDKPTVLNLTNHSYFNLAGAGNGDILKQVATLHAAHYTPVTGKLIPTGELAPVAGTPMDFTKPTAIGTHIKADHPQLKFAEPKQGGFDFNWALDAKGDVSKLAAEVYDPQSGRRLQLYTTEPGVQFYTSNFLDGTVKGKHGKVYPHWGAFTLETQHYPDSPNQPNFPSTRLDPGQTYTQTMVLKFSAQ